The following proteins come from a genomic window of Microtus ochrogaster isolate Prairie Vole_2 chromosome 7, MicOch1.0, whole genome shotgun sequence:
- the Mrm3 gene encoding rRNA methyltransferase 3, mitochondrial encodes MAVPAKVTWYTMRPLLRVVQARDLEARRWVRALRRSPVRVLLPSGQVEERKRAPDKQPRKAVPEAASQEQRLKHPLETSPSQTPHSWEETGLRYDKAIPGDRRLSSVMTIVKSRSFREKQGKILLEGRRLIADALKAGAVPKVFFFSRLEYVKELPVDKLKGVSLIKVKFEDIKDWSDLVTPQGIMGIFAKPDPVKMTYPKTQLHHSLPLVLICDNLRDPGNLGTILRSAAGAGCSKVLLTKGCVDAWEPKVIRAGMGAHFQVPIVNNLEWETVPDHLPPDTRVHVADNCGLYAQVQTSNKASDRDWTCDRRFLKFHKYEEEDLDTETRKDWLPKLKVQSYDLDWTEAPAAVVIGGETHGVSLESLQLAESTGGRRLLIPVVPGVDSLNSAMAASILLFEGKRQLRIKVEDLSRDRSYH; translated from the exons ATGGCCGTGCCCGCGAAGGTTACGTGGTATACCATGAGACCATTGCTGCGGGTGGTCCAGGCTCGGGACCTCGAGGCGCGGCGCTGGGTCCGGGCGCTGCGGCGCAGCCCGGTGAGAGTGCTGCTTCCCTCTGGACAGGTGGAGGAACGGAAGCGTGCTCCTGACAAGCAGCCTCGCAAGGCGGTCCCTGAGGCCGCTTCTCAGGAGCAGCGACTTAAACACCCTCTTGAGACATCCCCATCCCAGACACCTCACTCCTGGGAAGAAACAGGGCTTCGCTATGACAAGGCCATTCCCGGGGACAGGAGGCTAAG CAGTGTCATGACAATAGTTAAATCCAGGTCTTTTCGGGAAAAGCAAGGGAAGATCCTCCTGGAAGGTCGCAGGCTGATTGCAGACGCTCTCAAGGCTGGAGCTGTGCCGAAGGTGTTCTTTTTCAGCCGTCTGGAATACGTCAAAGAGTTGCCGGTGGATAAACTGAAAGGTGTCAGCCTCATTAAAGTGAAATTTGAGGATATCAAGGATTGGTCCGACCTAGTAACGCCGCAAGGAATAATGG GGATTTTTGCCAAACCTGACCCTGTTAAGATGACATATCCAAAGACTCAGCTTCACCATTCACTGCCTTTAGTGTTGATTTGTGACAATCTCCGTGACCCTGGGAACCTGGGGACAATTCTGAGGTCTGCAGCTGGAGCAGGCTGCAGTAAAGTCTTACTCACCAAAG GCTGTGTGGATGCTTGGGAGCCTAAAGTGATCCGGGCAGGCATGGGAGCACATTTCCAGGTGCCCATTGTAAACAACCTGGAATGGGAAACAGTGCCCGATCACTTGCCCCCTGACACCCGAGTCCATGTGGCGGACAACTGTGGTCTCTATGCCCAGGTTCAGACATCTAATAAAGCTAGTGACCGTGACTGGACATGTGATCGACGATTCCTGAAGTTTCACAAGTATGAAGAAGAGGACCTAGACACTGAAACCAGAAAAGACTGGCTTCCCAAACTCAAGGTCCAGAGTTACGACTTGGACTGGACAGAAGCACCAGCAGCTGTGGTGATAGGTGGGGAGACACATGGAGTGAGCCTGGAATCCCTGCAATTGGCTGAGAGTACTGGTGGCAGGAGACTGCTGATCCCTGTTGTACCTGGAGTGGACAGCCTGAATTCAGCCATGGCTGCGAGCATCCTGCTCTTTGAAGGGAAAAGGCAGCTTAGGATAAAGGTGGAAGACTTGAGCAGGGACAGGAGTTACCACTGA